A genomic region of Cyprinus carpio isolate SPL01 chromosome B11, ASM1834038v1, whole genome shotgun sequence contains the following coding sequences:
- the afmid gene encoding kynurenine formamidase — protein MSADDVIRARVTALRSVTLKSEVCVCVCVCVCVCVCVLYAGTEKARSITQTLLDVPYGDGDGEKLDVYVPSSSSPDVPLLIYFHGGYWQFLSKDESGFLAVPLVQRGVVVVAVGYSIAPKGDMDLMVSQVRRSLVSVIQQYSHISGLYLCGHSAGAHLAAMVLSTDWTQYNISPQIKGAFLVSGVYDLQPILSTYVNEPLKMTEEVAIRNSPSHFLPQLTRSSASCDIVVAVAQNDSPEFRKQSEEYFKALESAGLKVSFEDVPNTDHFNIIEQLVDENYHLTKLLLKMMGKS, from the exons ATGTCCGCCGATGACGTCATCAGAGCCCGCGTGACCGCGCtcagatcag TGACACTGAaatcagaagtgtgtgtgtgtgtgtgtgtgtgtgtgtgtgtgtgtgtgtgtgttttgtatgcaggCACAGAGAAAGCTCGGTCCATCACTCAGACTTTGCTGGACGTCCCGTACGGTGATGGTGACGGAGAGAAGCTGGACGTTTATGTTCCCAGCAGCTCTAGTCCAG ACGTGCCGCTGCTCATTTACTTTCACGGAGGATACTGGCAGTTCCTCAG TAAGGACGAGTCGGGGTTTCTAGCCGTGCCATTGGTCCAGAGGGGCGTGGTGGTGGTCGCCGTGGGTTACAGCATCGCTCCCAAAG GGGATATGGATCTGATGGTGTCACAGGTGCGCAGGAGCCTGGTGTCTGTCATTCAGCAGTATTCACACATCAG TGGTCTTTATCTGTGCGGTCATTCGGCAGGAGCTCATCTGGCCGCGATGGTTCTGTCCACCGACTGGACACAGTACAACATATCACCACAAATCAAAG GTGCGTTTCTCGTCAGCGGCGTTTACGACCTGCAGCCCATTCTGTCCACCTACGTGAACGAGCCGCTGAAGATGACCGA GGAAGTGGCGATTAGGAACAGCCCCAGTCACTTCCTGCCGCAGCTCACGCGCTCGTCCGCTTCCTGTGACATCGTCGTCGCCGTCGCGCAGAACGACTCGCCCGAGTTTCGCAAGCAATCGGAGGAATATTTCAAA gCTTTGGAATCTGCCGGTCTTAAAGTCTCTTTTGAAGACGTTCCCAACACGGATCACTTCAACATTATAGAGCAACTCGTCGATGAAAATTACCATCTGACTAAG CTCCTTCTAAAGATGATGGGGAAAAGTTGA
- the LOC109048762 gene encoding thymidine kinase, cytosolic-like: MDCLNVAKILPNSPQKTRGQIQVIFGPMFSGKSTELMRRVRRFQVAQYCCLLIKYAKDTRYSQTGMATHDKDNHDLWLLQFPDTVEFCEEMANMGKTIIVAALDGTFQRKPFGNILNLVPLAESVVKLNAVCMQCFKEAAYTKRLGAEQEVEVIGGTDKYHAVCRACYGGLMACKENHDPQREETPPHVMSGKQLNQSAPRKLFASLHL, translated from the exons ATGGATTGCTTGAATGTAGCGAAGATTTTACCAAATTCCCCACAGAAGACACGAGGACAGATTCAG GTTATTTTCGGACCGATGTTTTCAGGAAAAAG cactgAACTGATGCGGCGCGTGCGGAGGTTCCAGGTGGCTCAGTATTGCTGTCTGCTCATCAAATACGCCAAAGACACACGCTACTCTCAGACGGGGATGGCCACACATGACAAG gataATCACGATCTTTGGCTTTTGCAGTTTCCAGACACAGTTGAGTTTTGTGAGGAAATGGCCAACATGGGAAAAACCATCATAGTAGCAGCACTTGACGGAACCTTCCAGAGAAAG CCCTTCGGTAATATCCTGAATCTGGTGCCTCTGGCGGAGAGCGTGGTCAAACTGAACGCCGTCTGCATGCAGTGCTTCAAAGAAGCCGCTTACACCAAAAGACTCGGAGCTGAACAAGAG GTGGAGGTGATCGGCGGCACTGATAAGTATCACGCTGTGTGCCGAGCGTGTTACGGAGGTCTCATGGCGTGTAAAGAGAACCACGACCCGCAGAGAGAGGAGACGCCGCCGCATGTGATGTCAGGAAAACAGCTCAATCAAAGCGCCCCACGAAAACTCTTCGCCTCccttcatttataa